The following nucleotide sequence is from Candidatus Cloacimonadota bacterium.
AGCGAAAGATAGAGTTTATAGCCAAACTGCAACCAGGACTATTAAAATACGTGTTAACCAAGTAAATGATCCCCCAGAGATATTAGAAGTGAAGGTAGATGGAGTTGATGTCCAAGACCTGATGGGTCCTTTCGACCAGGGCAATACCCATAACCTGGAAGTTATCGCTAACGATATTGATGGAGATATTCTATATTACAGTTGGGTATTGGAACGTGAAGGCTGGAGTTCTGAAATAAGCACAGATGCAAATTTCGATTATCTATTCAACGATCCGGGCAACTATCAGCTTACGCTTACGGTGAGAGACAGGCAAGATCTTGAAGATGAAGAGATCTTTGAAGTTAGCCGCAGCTGGGATTTTTCGGTTAGACAATCAGGACCGCAATTTACTCCTTTGGGTTCGGAAGGTCCTTTTACCGAACCTATCTATGTGAGTATATCAGCTCCTGAAAATGCAACCATCAAGTATAGTTTTAATGGTAACCATGAACCCTGGTTAGACTATACAGATCCTATTTACTTAGATCTAAGCGCAGATTATAGCGCTAAAACATATACAATTTGGGCATATTTCTATGATGAACTTGGCAATGAATCTGCTCATCAATATCAAGTTTACGTTTTAACCGGCAAGGTAGAGACTCCTCAATTCTCGCATTTGAGCGATAGATATATGCCAAATGTATTTGATCCGGTTGAAGGCAATGCTTTACGTGTAACCTTGAGCACTTTGCCCGAAGGGGCCTCAATTGAGTATTCCCTAAATAATGGCGATACTTGGCAAGACTATAGTTCGGGCATCGATATTCCCTCGCAAACAAAGGCAACAGTTATTGCCAGAGCTACAAAAACTGATTGGGCGCCCAGCGATGTTTCTGCTGAACATGTGTACATTGTGAACGATCAAGTAGGATTGGAACCTCTTGTAGTTTCCACTACTCCTCCACTGGAAGGGGGAAGTTATTGTGTGTGTTATGGCGATAGCGTTCAAATTGACTTTAGTAATTTCACTACCGCTCCTAACGATGCAATAATCCACTATTCTCTTGAACCGAAGGGTTTACCGGAAGCGGCACAGGAATTTACCTACGATCCAGCCTCAGGGGATCCCTTTACTGTGTATATCGATGCTTCAACCACAATCAGATGGTGGGCAGAATATACCGATCCATCACTGGATCCGGAGCTTGCAGTATGGTTCGATAGCGACGAACAGGCATTTGATTTCCCTGTCCAGAACAAAACCAAAATGACTTATTGGGAAAACGGCACAGTGTTCGATCCCGCTCCTAAAAGCTTACCGGATTATTATGACGCACCGATAAATATAGCTATTAATACTGAGGTTATACCCGCTGAGGGAACTGCCATCATTAGTTATCAATACAAAACAGACTTAATGGACAGTTTTAGTGATTGGATGGAATACACAGATCCTATTTACGCCGATAGGGATATCATTATTCGCACCAAAGCCTCTGCAATTGAGAATTATACAACTTTTGAAAGCGAAATTCATGAAGGCGTTTATACAATAACCGGCACCTTGCCCGTACCACTTGTATCTCACTCCAGCCCACCCGGTTCTAACATTGCATCTGCTATTGGTGGTCAATATACCTATGGGAATGATGTTCAACTAAGTCTTAGTATGCCTGTTGGAGACAGATGGCAGGATGCCACAATATATTACAGAATCGATAGTGATGATGGTTTTGTGGTTTATGACGACAGTACCCCCATAGAATTGAGTTTTGGACACTATCAATTACAGGCGTATGCCGCCAAAGATAATTGGATTAGTAGCCCTAATAGTGAAATAGGGGATTATTATGTTATGTTCCTTCCGCCTATAGAGATTATGGTAGACGGCAATCAGATGGATCCTGCGCAAAATCTTTCGGTGCACTATTCTCAGATAAGCGTGACGCTTTCAACGTACTCAGATGCCACTGTCCATTACACGCTTAATGGTAACGACCCTAATTCAGCTTCTTTTACCTATGTGCCAGGCACGCCGTTGTTAATTGGGGCAGACCCACTGATAGCACCACAAGACATAGTATTTAAGGCAATAGCCATAAAGGATGGCTGGGTGGATAGCGAGATGCTGGAAAAGACTTTCCGGTTTGTGCCCACTGTTCCGGCTCCGGTGTTCTCACCAAGCGACACAGACCACCCCGGCCCTATTATGGTAAGCATTATGGCTAATCCAGACTTTACTCCCTATGATATATACTATCTGGAAGATCCAAGTCCAGCGGATGTTCCCGGTCCGGATAACGGAGTATTATATGAAGGTCAGTTCGAAGTGGCCAGCTCTCGTGTGATTGCTGCCCGAGCCTATAAAGATGGATTTGAGCCATCTGTTGTGGTCTCTCAGGAGTACAATATTGCCAATACCATTGGCGAAATAGTGTTTACTCCACCAGCAGGAACGTACACATCGGCAACCGGAGTCACTTTGAGCACAGTCCCGGCTGAAGCAAATCTTTTCTTTAGTGTAAATAATGTTGATTGGTATCCTTACGAAGGACTAATCGCTATGGCAGCGGGTTATGTGCATACTATCTATGCTAAAGCAGAGCTCGCCGGCTCGGATACTCGGTATGGTCAAGCTAGCTATACTTTGCTGGATGCACCAATTATTACTCCCGTTCAAGATCAGTATGCCGCAGGCGAAAGTATTGATATCACCATCACTGCCCCCTTGGGCAATCTTTATTACAGTAAAAATGGTGGGGAATTTAAAGAAGGAATCAGCCCTATATCGTTACCAGATGAAACCAGTAATACTTCAATAGTTGCTTATGC
It contains:
- a CDS encoding chitobiase/beta-hexosaminidase C-terminal domain-containing protein; protein product: MKKLFFVLVILISIVLLRGQPIDVRNMTEEDFTPEFYEYVRQQNTNTRGVSFNFLPHQIPYNLPDDFPPLEFHQGLTWDKDFEPYISNYNAGDPLYMYWSPNSVFNISTIEGEPSSLRFEPVDPLWHGSQDVAITISDEELVEGSTNQSTWIFNITVDNDPEAPIFNFPNIDNDIPLGYRFNTDEDVPLTINFVGYMTDTVRYINSVDNMSYPTAIQLYVTRLTSGMSYYQSDSGSGSGAGIGTTVTFIPPENVVGDYQDYIFLLTAKDRVYSQTATRTIKIRVNQVNDPPEILEVKVDGVDVQDLMGPFDQGNTHNLEVIANDIDGDILYYSWVLEREGWSSEISTDANFDYLFNDPGNYQLTLTVRDRQDLEDEEIFEVSRSWDFSVRQSGPQFTPLGSEGPFTEPIYVSISAPENATIKYSFNGNHEPWLDYTDPIYLDLSADYSAKTYTIWAYFYDELGNESAHQYQVYVLTGKVETPQFSHLSDRYMPNVFDPVEGNALRVTLSTLPEGASIEYSLNNGDTWQDYSSGIDIPSQTKATVIARATKTDWAPSDVSAEHVYIVNDQVGLEPLVVSTTPPLEGGSYCVCYGDSVQIDFSNFTTAPNDAIIHYSLEPKGLPEAAQEFTYDPASGDPFTVYIDASTTIRWWAEYTDPSLDPELAVWFDSDEQAFDFPVQNKTKMTYWENGTVFDPAPKSLPDYYDAPINIAINTEVIPAEGTAIISYQYKTDLMDSFSDWMEYTDPIYADRDIIIRTKASAIENYTTFESEIHEGVYTITGTLPVPLVSHSSPPGSNIASAIGGQYTYGNDVQLSLSMPVGDRWQDATIYYRIDSDDGFVVYDDSTPIELSFGHYQLQAYAAKDNWISSPNSEIGDYYVMFLPPIEIMVDGNQMDPAQNLSVHYSQISVTLSTYSDATVHYTLNGNDPNSASFTYVPGTPLLIGADPLIAPQDIVFKAIAIKDGWVDSEMLEKTFRFVPTVPAPVFSPSDTDHPGPIMVSIMANPDFTPYDIYYLEDPSPADVPGPDNGVLYEGQFEVASSRVIAARAYKDGFEPSVVVSQEYNIANTIGEIVFTPPAGTYTSATGVTLSTVPAEANLFFSVNNVDWYPYEGLIAMAAGYVHTIYAKAELAGSDTRYGQASYTLLDAPIITPVQDQYAAGESIDITITAPLGNLYYSKNGGEFKEGISPISLPDETSNTSIVAYAENDNVETAHISRNYVFNPQLNPPAANVLPGTYYEPFSVVLNHPQSVDIFFSNNGVDFNLYAGQEIDIENNQTLYAYATRLHYPQSITREWDYKLKVRDPQASLASGEYAGAREIAFSVNTDGAEIMYNTTGADAAEWIEFDGNPIEITDNTDFWVKGTKDNWVPSSVIHYSYIINGTVQEVAFNPVAGVYYEALEVAAIELSTVPADAQILYSLDGSSPSIVYAGPIAITANT